A genomic window from Microvirga sp. TS319 includes:
- a CDS encoding YihY/virulence factor BrkB family protein, whose protein sequence is MLSETGRLIRAAFVGWWNDRAMSLGASIAFFTVFSLAPMLLAAIAVAGLAFGREAAQGAIVSELGGMIGANEASTLEAMIASASNMGSGILGTAIGIVTFLLLVSGAVIELQDDLNIIWKAKPPSTSGLLNFLRTRLISFALVLGVGFLLLVSLVIDAGLSAISDYIESSFSGATAILHFLNSLVAFVIAVLLFAMIFKLLPNVDITWNDVWTGSLVTALLFTLGKFLIGYYLGKSNIASSYGAAASLITILLWIYYSSLILLFGAEFTKAYAERHGSQSAGKGNST, encoded by the coding sequence ATGCTTTCCGAAACAGGGCGGCTGATCAGGGCCGCGTTCGTAGGATGGTGGAACGATCGCGCCATGAGCCTCGGGGCCTCAATCGCGTTCTTCACCGTCTTCTCCCTCGCCCCCATGCTGCTCGCAGCCATTGCCGTCGCCGGCCTGGCCTTCGGCCGCGAAGCCGCACAGGGCGCCATCGTCTCCGAACTCGGTGGAATGATCGGCGCCAACGAGGCCTCGACCCTGGAAGCCATGATCGCCAGCGCCAGCAATATGGGATCGGGGATCCTCGGCACGGCCATCGGCATCGTCACTTTCCTCCTGCTCGTGTCAGGGGCCGTCATCGAACTGCAGGACGACTTGAACATCATCTGGAAGGCGAAGCCGCCGAGTACGTCCGGCCTTCTCAACTTCCTGCGCACGCGCCTCATCAGCTTCGCCCTCGTCCTGGGCGTCGGATTTCTGCTCCTCGTCTCCCTGGTCATCGATGCCGGATTGTCCGCCATCAGCGACTATATCGAGTCGAGCTTCTCAGGAGCGACGGCGATCCTGCACTTTCTCAACAGCCTCGTCGCCTTTGTCATCGCCGTCCTGCTCTTCGCCATGATCTTCAAGCTCCTGCCGAATGTGGACATCACCTGGAACGACGTCTGGACAGGCTCTCTGGTGACGGCCCTTCTCTTCACGCTCGGCAAATTTCTGATCGGGTACTATCTCGGCAAGAGCAATATCGCATCGAGCTACGGCGCCGCGGCCTCCCTGATCACGATCCTGCTCTGGATCTATTACTCTTCCCTCATCCTGCTCTTCGGCGCGGAATTCACGAAAGCATACGCCGAAAGGCATGGGAGCCAGAGCGCCGGCAAAGGGAACAGCACATGA
- a CDS encoding catalase, whose translation MANSPKDPKSGKSSASKGSDQVLTNRQGHPITNNQSQRTVGSRGPATLENYQFLEKITHFDRERIPERVVHARGFVCYGDFEATGKIGDEPASQYTRAKLFQQAGKKTPLAIRFSTVIGGRDSSEVARDPRGFAVKFYTEDGNWDLVGNNLAVFFIRDAIKFPDVIHSLKPDPVTFRQEPNRIFDFMSQTPESMHMLTHLFSPRGIPASYRHMEGFGVNTYKMVNAQGDTVLVKYHFHPRCGLASLTAEEAAKVQGQDLGSASKDLYQAIERGEYPKWDVYVQIMEDHDHPELDWDPLDDTKIWPEKDFSLRHVGVMTLNRNVQDHFNENEQIAMGTGVLVDGLDFSDDKMLVGRTFSYSDTQRYRVGTNYLQLPVNHAKNARVATNLSGGQMSYGRDLAPGQNPHVNFEPSIHNGLNESPREEPNNPPEIRGRLTRSVIERTNDYLHARGRYCTMMDWERDDLVLNLGTLLGQCERDVQERMVWHLFMVHDDYGSRVGDMLGITADDVRQLPPLPKQVLTDDEKRRLQNLGKNGDKIDPTVWGQWTSSVKNYKASAEEVLGGMRNVPTEPATRQAAE comes from the coding sequence ATGGCCAACAGCCCCAAAGACCCCAAATCCGGCAAGTCCTCAGCCTCGAAAGGCTCAGATCAGGTTTTGACGAACCGGCAGGGGCACCCCATCACGAACAACCAGTCGCAGCGTACGGTCGGCTCACGCGGTCCGGCAACGTTGGAAAATTACCAGTTTCTTGAAAAGATCACGCATTTTGATCGCGAGCGCATTCCTGAGCGTGTGGTCCACGCGCGCGGCTTCGTCTGCTACGGAGACTTCGAGGCCACCGGCAAGATCGGTGACGAGCCCGCATCCCAGTACACCAGGGCCAAGCTGTTTCAGCAGGCCGGCAAGAAAACGCCGCTCGCCATCCGCTTTTCCACGGTGATCGGCGGCCGCGACTCCTCGGAGGTGGCGCGCGATCCGCGCGGCTTCGCGGTGAAATTCTACACGGAAGATGGAAACTGGGACCTCGTCGGAAACAACCTGGCTGTCTTCTTCATCCGCGACGCCATCAAGTTCCCGGACGTCATCCATTCCCTCAAGCCCGATCCGGTGACGTTCCGCCAGGAACCGAACCGAATCTTCGACTTCATGAGCCAGACCCCGGAATCCATGCACATGCTGACGCACCTGTTCAGCCCGCGCGGGATTCCGGCGAGCTACCGCCACATGGAGGGCTTCGGCGTCAACACCTACAAGATGGTCAATGCGCAGGGCGACACGGTGCTGGTGAAGTACCATTTCCATCCGCGTTGCGGCTTGGCGAGCCTGACCGCCGAGGAGGCCGCCAAGGTGCAGGGCCAGGATCTCGGCTCCGCGTCGAAGGATCTTTATCAGGCCATCGAACGTGGCGAGTATCCGAAATGGGATGTCTATGTGCAGATCATGGAAGACCATGATCACCCGGAGCTTGACTGGGATCCCCTGGACGACACCAAGATCTGGCCGGAGAAGGATTTTTCGCTCCGCCATGTCGGCGTGATGACGCTCAACCGCAACGTTCAGGATCATTTCAACGAGAACGAGCAGATCGCCATGGGCACGGGCGTGCTCGTGGATGGTCTCGACTTCTCGGACGACAAGATGCTCGTCGGGCGTACCTTCTCCTATTCGGATACGCAGCGCTATCGCGTCGGCACCAACTATCTCCAGCTTCCGGTGAACCATGCCAAGAATGCCAGGGTCGCCACGAACCTGAGCGGTGGCCAGATGTCCTACGGGAGGGATCTCGCGCCGGGACAGAATCCGCATGTAAACTTCGAGCCGTCCATTCACAACGGCCTGAACGAGTCGCCGCGAGAGGAGCCGAACAATCCTCCCGAGATCCGCGGACGCCTGACCCGCAGCGTGATCGAACGGACAAACGACTATCTCCACGCACGCGGGCGCTACTGCACCATGATGGACTGGGAGCGCGACGATCTGGTGCTCAACCTGGGCACGCTGCTCGGCCAGTGCGAGCGGGACGTGCAGGAGCGCATGGTGTGGCACCTGTTCATGGTCCACGACGATTACGGCAGCCGGGTCGGAGACATGCTGGGCATCACGGCCGACGATGTCAGGCAGCTGCCGCCGCTGCCGAAACAGGTCCTTACGGACGATGAAAAGCGCAGGTTGCAGAACCTGGGCAAGAACGGCGACAAGATCGACCCGACCGTCTGGGGTCAGTGGACGAGTTCCGTGAAGAACTACAAAGCCTCCGCCGAGGAGGTCTTGGGCGGCATGCGCAACGTTCCGACCGAGCCTGCGACTCGTCAGGCGGCGGAGTGA